Proteins from one Ananas comosus cultivar F153 linkage group 5, ASM154086v1, whole genome shotgun sequence genomic window:
- the LOC109711099 gene encoding transcriptional adapter 2-beta isoform X1, which produces MAQVLHLPCSIGTPIHGSSCALLGNPNPRWAALQKKLSRKGRHSCFFSDGRKQEQAKKALEQALGQKKTEFEKWNKEIEKRKEMGGGGTAGRGGWFGGGGGWFGWFGDDRFWEEAKQAIIAVIGIVSLYLLLAKGNVLFNVVSNSLLFMLRRFRDWFTYVLSHFPQKSPVPLSVSEPQSVNKSSRPMSAKERVVSKWGMD; this is translated from the exons ATGGCGCAGGTGCTTCACCTCCCCTGTTCTATAGGGACGCCCATACATGGCTCGTCCTGCGCCCTCCtcggaaaccctaaccctagatggGCGGCGCTTCAGAAGAAGCTCAGCCGCAAGGGTCGACACTCCTGCTTCTTCTCCGATGGTCGCAAACAG GAGCAAGCCAAGAAAGCACTGGAGCAAGCTCTAGGTCAAAAGAAAACTGAGTTTGAGAAATGGAacaaagaaattgaaaaaaggAAGGAAATGGGCGGTGGTGGCACTGCCGGTCGGGGCGGCTGGTTTGGAGGTGGCGGCGGGTGGTTCGGGTGGTTCGGTGATGATCGCTTCTGGGAGGAGGCAAAACAAGCCATTATTGCTGTCATCGGCATTGTTTCATTg TATCTCCTGTTAGCAAAGGGCAATGTACTGTTTAATGTGGTCTCCAATTCATTGCTTTTCATGCTTCGAAGGTTTAGGGATTGGTTCACATATGTATTatcacattttcctcaaaaGTCGCCTGTGCCTTTGTCTGTATCGGAACCTCAGTCCGTAAACAAGTCATCGCGGCCGATGTCAGCTAAAGAAAGGGTGGTCAGTAAATGGGGGATGGATTAA
- the LOC109711099 gene encoding uncharacterized protein LOC109711099 isoform X2 → MAQVLHLPCSIGTPIHGSSCALLGNPNPRWAALQKKLSRKGRHSCFFSDGRKQEQAKKALEQALGQKKTEFEKWNKEIEKRKEMGGGGTAGRGGWFGGGGGWFGWFGDDRFWEEAKQAIIAVIGIVSLV, encoded by the exons ATGGCGCAGGTGCTTCACCTCCCCTGTTCTATAGGGACGCCCATACATGGCTCGTCCTGCGCCCTCCtcggaaaccctaaccctagatggGCGGCGCTTCAGAAGAAGCTCAGCCGCAAGGGTCGACACTCCTGCTTCTTCTCCGATGGTCGCAAACAG GAGCAAGCCAAGAAAGCACTGGAGCAAGCTCTAGGTCAAAAGAAAACTGAGTTTGAGAAATGGAacaaagaaattgaaaaaaggAAGGAAATGGGCGGTGGTGGCACTGCCGGTCGGGGCGGCTGGTTTGGAGGTGGCGGCGGGTGGTTCGGGTGGTTCGGTGATGATCGCTTCTGGGAGGAGGCAAAACAAGCCATTATTGCTGTCATCGGCATTGTTTCATTg GTTTAG